Below is a genomic region from Fischerella sp. PCC 9605.
ATACGACCGAAAATCCTTTACTAATTCCTGGTACTAATATGCCCGTCGGCGCATTAGTAACTGGATTTTTAGTCAGTGCTTTTGCCTTTAGAGATTCAGCAGAAGTACTTACAAGCAGAACAATAGTTTTCTGGCCAACAATTTCGGCATTGATTACCGCAGCTGGAGAATTTTTTGAAGGAACTGGTACTGATGTCAGTACTCAGATTCCTAAGATAGAAGACCGCGAGAAAATCATAATTTTAGTTGCTAGCTGTATGGTAATTAGTTGCTGGTTGCAATTCGGCTTCACAGTGAATCAATGGCTACAAGAATTTCCAAGTTTGCAGGCAGATAATTTTAGGGGTAATTTTGTAATTAGAACAACGCAACAATCAGCTAGAATTCCAGAAAATGGCGTTGAAATTTTAAAGAAACTTGAACCGTTAGTAAGAGAGCAAATAGCTAACAGACCTTGGTCAGAAGTCGAACAATGGCTTCTAGGTGCACAGCAAAGAGTGAGTAATTTGGGTAGAGAAGTAATACAAACAAGCTTAGGTGGATATGAAGAAAGATATTTATGGCAGATTGAACCACGTGTATACAACCTGAAGTCCGGAGGATACACTCTAGATTTACTCAGCATCTGGAGTGGTCCCACGTCTACAGGACGTGGATACTATCTGAAACAGTCTTGTCAGATCGAACCACTCGCCAGGTCTACAAATTCCCCCACCACTAATAGACCAGATAATGGATCTTTATTTGCAGAAATCAATTGCGGTCAGATTAGCAAACCAATTCCAGGGCCACCGCCACCCTTACAGTGAAGAGTGGGAGATGGGGAGACAATCAACCATTAACTACTAACCACTAACAACCAACAACCAACAACCAACAACCAACCACTAACTACTAACTACTAACTCTTGACAAATGACAAATAACAAATGACAAATGACTAATAACCAATGATTAAATAAAGATGAATTTCGGCAGAATTTCTGTAATAGCAACGAATGTGTTTCGAGAAGTAATACGCGATCGCATTTTATTCATAATTGGCTTTTATTTTCTCATCCTCGCGGTTGCTATTTATCTCCTTCCTCAATTTGCTGCTGCTACTGAGGACAAAATGTTTTTTGATTTTAGTTTGGCGACGATGAGTCTTCTCGGTTTAGTTGTAGCGGTATTTGTTGGTACGGAACTGGTAAACAAAGAAATAGAGAAGCGTACTGTTTTAGTGTTAATTGCTAAACCCATAAGCCGCAGTGAATTCATCACTGGTAAATATCTAGGATTATTGGCGGTGCTAGCGTTTCTGATCGCCGCTATGACAGCGATCGCTCTTGCATTTTTGCTATTTAATCAAATCGCTTATTCACTGGCAAGTATTTTGATTGCTACATTTTTCTTATTCCTACAGTTGTCTTTGATCGCTGCCGTGGCTATTACCTTGGGTGTATTTACCAGTTCCTTGTTAGCAACAGCTTTAACATTTGCTGTTTATCTGATGGGGAATATTACTCAAGATTTACTGAAGCTTGGTCGTCTGGGAAACAACTCTAATATCCAAAACCTAACTCAAACTTTGTATCTCGTCTTGCCAGATTTATCTCGCTTAGATGTTAAAAACGATGCCGTATATGGTCTGGCAGCATTACCAAATACTACAGCACTCATTAGTAATGCTGGTTACGGCTTACTGTATACAGCGATGCTGTTAGCGATCGCTATCCTCATCTTCTCACAACGAGAATTTTAATAATTCAGTTACCAGTCATTTGTCATTAATCATTAGTAAAAACAAATGACAAATGACAAATGACCAATGACCAATGACCTATTGAATAATAAATATCTGATTTGGTTGAATTGTACCATCAGGCATGATTGCATCATATAGTTTTGCATTCTTGAGATTTGCATTCCGAAGA
It encodes:
- a CDS encoding ABC transporter permease — its product is MNFGRISVIATNVFREVIRDRILFIIGFYFLILAVAIYLLPQFAAATEDKMFFDFSLATMSLLGLVVAVFVGTELVNKEIEKRTVLVLIAKPISRSEFITGKYLGLLAVLAFLIAAMTAIALAFLLFNQIAYSLASILIATFFLFLQLSLIAAVAITLGVFTSSLLATALTFAVYLMGNITQDLLKLGRLGNNSNIQNLTQTLYLVLPDLSRLDVKNDAVYGLAALPNTTALISNAGYGLLYTAMLLAIAILIFSQREF
- the fraD gene encoding septal junction protein FraD → MQLIRDFFGFFSFISDIYERIKKFFLPKRAFAWQTLIYLSIFSWLMSSLSTGFVKSAIAFCGWAFLIAGTAWYTTENPLLIPGTNMPVGALVTGFLVSAFAFRDSAEVLTSRTIVFWPTISALITAAGEFFEGTGTDVSTQIPKIEDREKIIILVASCMVISCWLQFGFTVNQWLQEFPSLQADNFRGNFVIRTTQQSARIPENGVEILKKLEPLVREQIANRPWSEVEQWLLGAQQRVSNLGREVIQTSLGGYEERYLWQIEPRVYNLKSGGYTLDLLSIWSGPTSTGRGYYLKQSCQIEPLARSTNSPTTNRPDNGSLFAEINCGQISKPIPGPPPPLQ